CATCTTTTAGTTGTTGAATACAACAAAAGCAACGACACATCACAGAACATTTTCACACTGCGAAGACTTGACACTTAACACTAAAACGACACTCACACTTAAATAATTAGACATCAACTCAGTTATGAGTTTCTGCTTCAGTGCTTCCTCATAATCTTGTAGCGGTTCTTGTTTTCCAAGGAGTCTGTCCAGTAGCTTCATCTTGGAAGCATTTCCTTTATCTCCAAATCCTGCTTCTTGATTGTCCACATCGTCTGAAACTTAGCAACCTCCTTGCCATCAACCATTGCCTTCTTCCCACCGGCTTTTGATGCCTTAACGCCACGGGGACGGTTGGTTCTTTCATCATCGGTTTCAATTGCTTGAGAGCTCTCTGACTGTGAAGCGTCGTCAACCTTCCTCTTCTTCGAACTTCCATCATTTTTTGCAGTAGATAGCTCAGACCACTTCTGGTCATTGCACAATTCCTTCCATGCATGCTCTAAGGTGAACTTCTTTTTGTGGTTGCTAAAGAAGATTTTGTGGGCAAGTTTGAGAACATCATTCTCATTTTGCCCACTACTTCTCTCCCTGGTAGCAGCCTCAAACGCTCCACAAAACTTGCAGACCAGGTCATTGATCCTGTGCTATCTTTGCTTGCACTGAGACGACTCCCTCGTTTCACATCCAACAAGCTTGGGACTGGCGTTGCTGCAATTCTTTTCCAGAATGAAACTGACCTTTGCTCATTCCCAACAACGGGATCTTTGCTTGTGTTCAGCCACGAGCTGATGAGCACGACATCCTCTATTGGACTCCAACTCCTTCTTTCTTTACGCTCTGTAGGACTGCTCTCTTCGAAGTTGCATCCTTCAGTAGCTTGACTGCCGAATACTGGAAGAGCAGAGGATTCAAAACCAGAACTATCTTGTTGACTTTAAAGAAGATCAACAAAATTTAAATTCCTATATGGATTGGAATCCATATTTGAATTTGTCTAAAGGAAGAGAAGAAGAGAAGAAGCCGTAGTTGAAGAGAAGATAAAAAGAAGAGAAGAAGCCATAGTTGATAGATGGAAGAGAAGAAGAGAAGAAGCAGTGGTTTATACAAGAGAGAAGGTTTAACTTACAACCATTCGAGTTGACATTCACCTAACTCATTAATCAGACTTAAACATCTTTCTATCTATTCATTAATCACACCTCAGACAACCAGCCAGATTCACAATGAATATATTACAGAGAAACAAGATTCACATTCAATATATTGCAGACAGTAATCAGTTTCTATCTAACCATTAATCACACCTAACCTAAGCTTTTTTCAAACTAGCAATCAATTTACGAGAGCAAAGATTATTGTTTTACCTGTACGCCAATTGTAGACCTCTGCTTTGACGAACCTTCAAGTATCTTCATGTAGCTTCATCCGTCCATCTAAAGAAACAAAGACAAAGAGACAGATAAAAAAGAATCAGTGATGATCGATCTTTAAATCACCAGACATAAATTTCTCAAGTGACACAACCAACATAAGAGACAGAATCAACATAATAAACAAAGACACAGACTTAAACAAACACAAGAGACATCATCATATGTACAATCACGAGCTGAGACATAAAAGGACAAATACATAGCTTTACCTTTTGATTTGATTTCCTCGACACTAGCCATGGGCCAGAGAGCTTCGACGACTGCGAAAGACACGTGAAGTCATCGAGGAGACCAAGAGAGATAAGCCGAGTCGTCGAGGATCACTAGAGAGACGTGGAGGCGTCGACGAGACCAAGAGAGAGAGGCGGAGTCATTGAGGATCGCGAGACAGGAGTGTGAATCGTCGGCGAGACCGACAGCAAAGCACAGCCATCGAGGATCGCAAGAGAGACACCGACTCGTCGACGAGACCGAGAGAGAAGCAGAGTCGCCGAGGAGACCGACAGAGTGGACGATTCGACCGAGAGAGACGCCAGCTTATTCCGTCGATGAGAGATACCGTCGAGGAGAGATCAGCGCCGAGGAGAGATCACCAGAGAGTTTTGATGTCGTCGAGGATTCGGGAGACAAAGAGAGAAGATGATCCGTCAAGAGAGAGAGAGAACGGTGCATTTGTGACGCGTGTCCTATAAAACTGTTTCTTCTTTCGCTTAATTAAGCGACGTTTCTAAATAATTAACACATTTTTCTTTTTTTTTAATCCTAAAACACCTAAATACGCGGCTTAGAGACCGCGATATTCATGCTCTTACTTCTTCTTCTTCTTTTTTATTGTTAATTGAGCTACGGTTTGATAACGGTCTTCTGGTTTTCCATATTAAAATTCGATTTAACCGTAAAATACCAAATATTCAAAGTTTTTGGTGGGTGTTGGTTTTGAGTGGTATGAGACTAAATCAAAATTCTAACTGAAGATGTTTCGGTTTTGGATTTACAGAAGGAGAAACTAGAGACATTTAAATGATCCAAAGGTGAAACTCGCGAATCTATGTAGGTGGTTCTTAGTTTTGGTTTCTGGATGTTTCTCCTCCTGTCAGAGCCGGTTCTTAGTTTTTTTAGTTAAAAGTTAAGAGACAATTTATTATATTTCGCTAAGAACTCCACCCTAAAAACTATCCATTAAACATGATCTTTAGTCTGATAAAATTTCCTGTCAATCACTAGTGGTTCAACTTATTTTAATAAATTTTACAGGTTTATTTTGAGTGTTTCAAAAAAAAAAAGTTTGATGAAATAGTATAAAATATTTTTTTCATCCACTAATGAAACTGAAGTATATATTTAACTTTCACAGATCTTAAAGGGGTCACTTTTAGGTTACTTACTATTCATTTCCTTTTGTTGAGTACTTTATCAATAACTTACTAGGCTGTGTGGGATTTTGAATGTCTCTCCGATTAACGTACTTTTCAGTTCCCTTTGCTTAGAGCATCATTATCGAGGGTGCTAAGCCCCGTGTCTTAAGGGCACCATTATTGGGAGTCCCTTAAGGCATCCTTTAGAGGAGGAGGGTGAGAACGAGGAAGAAAGAGAAGGGAAAAACCTCTAATTAAGGGCTGTCTCTTATTCTCCAACGACCAGAAAAAAAAAACAAAACAAGAGACTCTATTTTTCTCTCTTCATCCCACCAATAATGTTGCTCTAAGTTTTTTTTTTTAAAAAAAATCTAATAATACAAGAGACGTCAGCTTAATTAAGCGCTACAAAAGACGTCCCTTACGGGACATGCGTCATAACGCGACGTCTCAGTCTCTCTCTTTCTCGACTGATTCGGTTTGATTCCGAAACTACCACCACCGGAATCGCCGCCGTCTATCAAGTATCGAAATACCTCTTTTTGGTTCTGTTAATCGGTTAAAGTTTGGATCTTTGATATTGTTTCTTACTTTTGAATTTGAGATTAAAAGCATTAGCCTTTTTTTTGTTTGCTCGGCAGATATGTTACGGGAAGGTACTTGCCATTATTGATGCTATTCTGGAAACATTAAGATCCATTAAATTAGAGATAAAGATTGAATTTTTTTTTGCTCTGTTTTGGTTTCAGAGGAAAGATCTGCAGAGAAGAAGAAGAGCAAGAACAAGGAGACAAAATCAGAAACAAAAGAAGAGAAGAGAGCAGAGAAGGATGAGAAGATCTTGCCAGAGGAGAAGAACACAACTTCTGTTGCGCTTTCTTGCATTGATAAGTTTCGAGACGAGTTGTCTTGTGCAGTACGAATCTGACTCTTGATACTTTTTCATCATTATTCTTTGATAAGTGTTCTTAAAATTGAAACTTTGCTTTGTGATTCTGCAGATTTGTCTAGAGATTTGTTATGAACCAAGTACTACAACTTGTGGACACAGGTACATCTTACTACACAACAAACACCACATAGTTGTCATTGTGCGGTGAATTTGGTACTGACTTGTTGTCTTTTGTGAGTTAATGAGATTTAAAGCTTCGAACTTTATCTAACAATGGTGTTTAACTATGCGGAAATGGCAAATACTGCACGGTTAATACAGTTCTTTGGAACACAATTCAGCTTATGTTCCCTAAAGAAGTGGAAGCACAGAGAGCTGCTGCTTCTGCTAACTTCCTAACCAAGGAAACGCCAAGCCCTAGAGACTCTAATCAGAAGGTAAGAAGCAGAAACAGAGATACGGCGTTTCAAGCTAGGTTGCAGAGAGAGGATATCTCGAGGTTACTTGTGTCTGAAGAGAGAAGGAGAAGAGGCGTGAGGTTGGATCAAGATAGCGATGCAGCATTCGCCTTGCGGTTACAGCGGCAGGAATTTGCGTCTGCGTTTGGCGGTACGGTGGCTGAGACAATTTCCACTTCTTCTTCATCAACGGCTCTACCCTTTCTTTTGCTGTTACCTAAACAAATTTGATGTACTGATACAGGTTGCAGAGGGATGCATTGCCTCTTTTCAGTATGCTAGTAAAAGAGGCGTGAGGTTGGATCAAGATAGCGATGCAGCATTCGCGTTGCGGTTACAGCGGCAGGAATTTGCGTCTGCGTTTGGCGGTACGGTGGCTGAGACAATTTCCACTTCTTCTTCATCAACGGCTCTACCCTTTCTTTTGCTGTTACCTAAACAAATTTGATGTACTGATACAGGTTGCAGAGGGATGCATTGCCTCTTTTCAGTATGCTAGTAAAATTTAAGTCTTGCATAGATAGAGAACCACTTCTTAAAGAGGTATGCAAGATTAGTCCCTGCATGTTTTGATAATTATTATTATCTCCTTCCTTACTCTTGTTATCCCTCTTCTTTCAGACGCATATAACAAACTCAAAGTCGTGAAAACTCCAAATGCTGTGAATCCCCTTGTGCTTGGTTCTTTTGTAAGTTTTTCAATCTAAGAGCTTGAATATAGAGTTAGTTTGTACTATGTTTTAAGAAAAAAATTAAGTTTAATAAGAAAAATTAAAAAAATTTGGTGTTTAATTAAAAAAAAATTTTTAAAAAAAAACCTTTAAATAAGAGACTTGCAATGGGGCACGTTAATTTTCAGGTATCTTAATCCAGTATTTTAATTCACTTTTACAATTAAAAAGTATTAATAGAATTAGTACTTTGCCAATAGTTTATTGGTTTTGGATGTATGATTTCCTCGTAATTCATTTGGTAAAACTTATTAAAAGGCTTATTTTGATGGTTATGTCATATGTGATACTCGGGATATGGAGAAATCAAGAGAGTGAGAGTGCAGCTTCAATTATTGTTTCGAACTTTGTCGTTTCTCGCAAATGCTCAGTACAAAGCTGTGCAAAATATTTGGCTTTTCCATTTTACTACGCATTTTCACGTTCATATAAAAAATTCATCGCATATGCATTTCAACTTATCCGTTGTATTTTAACAATTTTAAATCTTACAAAAATACCTTACACAAGACTATCTGGTGTTGTTTTGTATTTTAAAAGCTATACTCATGTAAGGAAGAACTTATTCCAAGCATATATTTAATCCTTTTAACACACAAATAAGGATTACATCATATCAAAATACATCCAAGTGACAACACAAAGACAGACACCAACACAAACATCATTTAGTACTAGCAAACCCCAAATCTCAGTTCCCAGATTCTCAAAGTTGTTTCTGCACTGCCACAGCTCCGGCGGTACCGCCTGTGTCTCCCAACCCGCTTTCACCGGAATCAGAAAATCCTTTAGTCCCTACATGTGCAACAAAACATTGAGTAAGCCACAAGGAACATAAACACACCAAAACCTTATTCAAAAGCATTAACAAGTAGTCAAGGACGAGTAAGTTTTACCAACGGAGGGGCTAAGTGGTTGTGATGACTCTTCAACTGAATTTGGAGATTTCGGCTTCACCTCCTCCGTACCACCGAGCCAATAATTGTACACCCCTTTAATCGTCCCCACTATTCCTCCTTTCCCTTCCTCTTGAACCGCCTCACCTCCTTCTATCTCCTCCGGTAACTTGTCGGAAGGGATCTTCTCCACGGCTACTTCCTCCTTTATCTTTGTCTGCTTCTCTTCTCCAAGATTAAGTTTCTCGGCGACCATACCGGAAAACGCTTTGTCTTCTTCTTCAGGTGTCAGCTTCTCCTCTAGATGATCTCCACTCGGCACAAATTTGTCTTCCCCTTGTTCTGTCTCATCAGCCTCACGTCCACCGCCAGAGAGAGGCAGTTTCGCCGTCACAGGTGATGCAGTTTCTTTGACATTTTCGTCGTCAGTAGTAAACTTATCAGCAACTGTCTCGACACTCATGGGACTCTCGTGTTGCCCACCTGCGATGTCGCTGGAGTAACCTGTACTTGAACCAATCATCTCTGAGTAGGTGGTGGGTTTTACCTCTGCCGCCTCGTATCTTGTCTGCTCAGCCTGCGAATCGAAATCATCTCTCTCTTTCGGACCAGAGAATTCTGGTGAGAAGTGATCATCAGTTTCTGTCGGCAAGCCTCTTCCCGACCCAATCTCGACTTTCATATCATCATTTCTTGTCGGAAAAAATTCGTCTCCGGGAAGTCTGGTGGGTGAATCTTTGCCGAATGCAGATTCAATCTCATGATCAAACTCATAGCTTTTCCCCAAAAAATCTTCCCTCCGCTCAGTTCCTTGTTTTCCAGCGCCGTTATCCTCCCCGATTCCAGATCCGATCGCCTGTTCAAATTCATGGCCCTTCCCCGGAAAATCTTCACTCAGCTCAGTTCCTGGCTTTCCACAATCGTTCCCGATTCTTGTTTCGATCTTCTCATCAAAGTCATGGCTTTTCTCCCCAAAATCATCCCTCGGCCCAGTTTCTTCTTTCCCGCCAAAAACGGTTACAGATTCGGACGCCAGCTCAGTTCCTAGTCCTGACTTCTTATGATCATCTTCTCCAGCTTCCCCACTCCCTACATTAACCACAACAAACAAATGGTTACAGATTCATAAAACCCTGAACACACTTACACACACACATATCCTCAGTTTCATTCAAAGTCGTTACCTTGTTGGGTGTGATACGGAATCTTGGACTGATAAGTAGATTCACCACTCAGATCGTCCTCGAATCTTTTGGGCATATCGGTGTTGACTTCCCGTTGACCACCGAGCAACCCATCTCCACCGGGAGTAGTCACGTCCTCTGTTCCAGAGAGCAGAGAGACGGGAGTGTTCAGTGGCGCGTGATGAGTCTCTCTGCTCTCTTCCCTCTCCGACACCTCTGCCGTTCTCACAGGATAAAGCGGTGCCTCGTGTTCGTAAGCAGCATCTCGTGATGGTTCGGGGACGGTTCCGGTGTAATCAGCTGAATCCTTCGTCTCTGAAGGAATGATCTCCTCCGGCGCCGGAACATTATTTTCTCCGGGATGAGTCAAAGACTCAGGTTGGCTCGTTCTATAGCCTCTCACATTGGAAACTTCATTTACTGTGCGTTATTACAGAGATATAAAAAAAAAACGTTGATGTAACAACAACATAACCGGTTGATCATGTAGTAATATTTAAGGGATAGGTTACAAAGATTTAAAACCTGGTGCGACATGCTTCTCTGACTCTGCCTCGTCAGATTCATCATCTTCTTCTTCTTCTTCATCCACCACATCGTGGTCTTGCTCGTTGCCATCAACGCCATGATTAGTAAGCCTGTTCTTGAGCTTCTTAGCTTTTGCCTTTACTTTCCCCAACATTTTAGATGTTCGACTCTCGTGATGCTCTTCTTCCTCTGTATTCGAATCACAATCAATCAGGGAGATGAATACCCCAATGTTTCTGAAACTAGAAATCTAGTGTTTGTATACCTGGATGGTGAATCTGGGTCGGATCCTCTGTTTGATCATGACCAGAAGAAGGACGTGTCAAATCCATTTTCCAAAGCTTTTCTTAGTGAACTAACCAAAACTCTTATCTGTGTTCTGTGTATTGTTTTCGTTTCTTTCTCTGGGAAAATCAGAAGAGGGTTTTATAGAGACAATGAGAGAGAACGAACACTTGTAAAGTTATGACTGAACTAACCTCTACGCGTGATGCGTCCAGTTCCGTGTTGCCACGTGTGTGACTTTTGCTCTCTTAACTTGAGTGCTTGTATTGTATATGTTCGATATGCTTGATCTTTTTTCTTTTCCTTTTTCTCGATGTCGGCATGATATTAATTCGGAAAATGGTAGATTGTCCTCTCACTCAAAATTGAAAATAATGATATTTTATGTCGGCTTGATCTTTCTCTGTCTTAAGAAAAGCTTGTCGACGAAACTTCTATTAATAGTAGTAGTATGTGTCGACGTAAAGGCCCATTATCTATTTGTTTGTTTATTTACATTAAAAATAATCAATGGCCTATTGTCCTCTTTTTCTACGCCCTGACACTAAAGTCGGTCCACGTCTCGTAAATTTACAAAATACATTTAGGAGGGTGTCGCATTTTGAGTGACTCGATTTTTCAGTGGATATCAATAACATAAATTTGTTTTAAAGTATTAAATTTAAAAGAATTAATAACAACCATGTTGATATTTTAATCAGCTGATTTAAATGATATCTTAAAATCATATTTGAATAACAGTACATTTATTCAGTTACAAAAAAAATAACAGTACATTTATTTTAATATAAATCACTCATAATATCATATTAATCAATTAATTATTAAATCTTGCTGGACTGACTGAATAAAAAGATAAAAATGTCACCCAGAACCTAATTATGTATTTTACCATATAAAATCAAAATTTTTATATTTATTTTTTTAATATTAGTTTTTTTTTGAAAAGCCTAAAATACTAGAATAAAAAGTCTATAAAATTTACACATGATACTTTTCATAGCAATTTTTACAAAATATTATGCAAAATTATGTTAAATATTTAGGAAATTTTTTTATTTTTTAAAATTTTTATCCCACGATCTAGGCCTGGGACGGATCGGATATCCGGGTAATTTTAAGGTATCCGGATCCGGATCCTTATCCGGCGGATCCATAATTTTACTAACCTTATCCGGATCTGGGGTTCTCGGATATCCGAGTGTCGGATATCCTTGTAAAAATTGTAATATCCGGCGGATATCCGGATCCGGATCCTTATCCGGCGGATCCATAATTTTACTAACCTTATCCGGATCTGGGGTTCTCGGATATCCGAGTGTCGGATATCCTTGTAAAAATTGTAATATCCGGCGGATATCCGGATCCGGATTCGGCCCCTCTGGATATCCGGATTTTCGGATCGGATCCGGGTCGAATTTCGAATCAAATCCGGATCTCGAATAAAAGTCTCAGGCCTACCCCGATCCATGACAACATGAGCAGAGGAAACAGAGCTACAGGAGGAACTGCTTAAACCATTCCAACAAGACCCAATAAATTAAAAACATAGAAAACAATAATAGACCAATTTGAGTAGTTGATACTGTAAGAACTATCGTACCGGTGTTAGAGCACCTCGAATGGGTTC
This genomic interval from Brassica oleracea var. oleracea cultivar TO1000 chromosome C2, BOL, whole genome shotgun sequence contains the following:
- the LOC106327415 gene encoding low-temperature-induced 65 kDa protein-like, whose product is MDLTRPSSGHDQTEDPTQIHHPEEEEHHESRTSKMLGKVKAKAKKLKNRLTNHGVDGNEQDHDVVDEEEEEDDESDEAESEKHVAPVNEVSNVRGYRTSQPESLTHPGENNVPAPEEIIPSETKDSADYTGTVPEPSRDAAYEHEAPLYPVRTAEVSEREESRETHHAPLNTPVSLLSGTEDVTTPGGDGLLGGQREVNTDMPKRFEDDLSGESTYQSKIPYHTQQGSGEAGEDDHKKSGLGTELASESVTVFGGKEETGPRDDFGEKSHDFDEKIETRIGNDCGKPGTELSEDFPGKGHEFEQAIGSGIGEDNGAGKQGTERREDFLGKSYEFDHEIESAFGKDSPTRLPGDEFFPTRNDDMKVEIGSGRGLPTETDDHFSPEFSGPKERDDFDSQAEQTRYEAAEVKPTTYSEMIGSSTGYSSDIAGGQHESPMSVETVADKFTTDDENVKETASPVTAKLPLSGGGREADETEQGEDKFVPSGDHLEEKLTPEEEDKAFSGMVAEKLNLGEEKQTKIKEEVAVEKIPSDKLPEEIEGGEAVQEEGKGGIVGTIKGVYNYWLGGTEEVKPKSPNSVEESSQPLSPSVGTKGFSDSGESGLGDTGGTAGAVAVQKQL
- the LOC106323496 gene encoding glutathione S-transferase T3-like, translating into MKILEVFGSQATEGCNFEESSPTERKERRSWSPIEDVVLISSWLNTSKDPVVGNEQRSVSFWKRIAATPVPSLLDVKRGSRLSASKDSTGSMTCNHKKKFTLEHAWKELCNDQKWSELSTAKNDGSSKKRKVDDASQSESSQAIETDDERTNRPRGVKASKAGGKKAMVDGKEVAKFQTMWTIKKQDLEIKEMLPR